One segment of Ferrimicrobium acidiphilum DSM 19497 DNA contains the following:
- the nusG gene encoding transcription termination/antitermination protein NusG: MSDDQISDEEVTAGSSPIDASGGGADYGSSTEREDDVSFELGDVGVDHIDHGEASDGFADEMEVDAIESPYDRAGAWYVVHCYSGYENKVKTNLFARVKSLNLDERIYEVEIPMEDVAEIKNGKRVSVRRKVFPGYVMVRADMDDEVWTAIRNTPGITSFVGSGSKPTPLSKREVESMLAFKTPEEMRTATVRKPTHGFDIGDTVQVKEGPLADFSGQISEINADQMKLKVLFNIFGRETPVELDFSQVTKI, from the coding sequence GTGTCAGACGACCAAATTTCAGACGAAGAAGTAACAGCTGGATCATCTCCAATAGATGCGTCCGGGGGGGGTGCCGACTACGGCAGCTCTACCGAGCGTGAGGATGATGTTTCGTTCGAGCTTGGTGATGTCGGTGTTGACCACATTGACCACGGTGAGGCCTCAGATGGATTCGCCGATGAGATGGAGGTGGACGCCATTGAGTCCCCATATGACCGCGCTGGAGCGTGGTACGTTGTCCACTGCTATTCGGGCTACGAAAATAAGGTGAAGACCAATCTTTTCGCACGCGTGAAGTCTCTTAACCTCGATGAGCGCATCTATGAGGTCGAAATCCCGATGGAGGATGTTGCTGAGATCAAGAATGGCAAGCGGGTATCGGTTCGCCGCAAGGTCTTCCCTGGCTATGTGATGGTACGAGCTGATATGGATGACGAAGTGTGGACTGCCATCCGCAATACACCTGGCATAACCTCATTCGTGGGTTCGGGGTCCAAGCCCACTCCTCTGTCCAAGCGTGAGGTGGAGTCGATGCTGGCCTTTAAGACGCCAGAAGAGATGAGAACCGCCACGGTTCGCAAGCCCACCCATGGCTTCGATATCGGCGATACGGTACAGGTTAAGGAGGGTCCGTTGGCGGACTTCTCAGGCCAGATATCGGAGATCAACGCAGATCAGATGAAGCTCAAGGTTCTTTTCAATATCTTCGGCCGAGAGACGCCTGTGGAGCTAGATTTTTCACAGGTTACCAAAATTTAG
- the rplK gene encoding 50S ribosomal protein L11, whose product MVAKKRVAAIVKINLPAGAATPAPPVGTALGPHGIQTMEFVKQYNAATESQRGQVIPVEVTIFEDRSFSFILKTPPTSELLKQAAGLDKGSATNRRELVGTVTRDQVEEIAKTKMPDLNAFDLESAMKQVVGTADSMGITVAE is encoded by the coding sequence ATCGTGGCGAAGAAACGTGTCGCAGCCATTGTCAAGATAAATTTGCCCGCTGGAGCGGCAACGCCGGCTCCACCGGTTGGTACTGCTTTGGGGCCCCATGGTATCCAAACGATGGAGTTCGTCAAGCAGTACAACGCTGCAACCGAGTCGCAGCGTGGCCAGGTCATCCCGGTAGAGGTAACGATTTTTGAAGATCGCTCCTTCAGCTTTATCCTAAAGACGCCTCCCACGTCCGAGCTGTTGAAGCAGGCCGCTGGGCTCGATAAGGGTTCTGCTACTAATCGTCGAGAACTCGTTGGTACCGTGACTAGGGATCAAGTCGAAGAGATTGCCAAGACCAAGATGCCGGATTTGAACGCCTTTGACCTTGAGTCAGCGATGAAACAGGTAGTTGGCACCGCGGACTCTATGGGCATCACCGTCGCAGAGTAG
- the rplA gene encoding 50S ribosomal protein L1, with product MAGKVYKEQIAKLDVEKLYLPREAVELVQAMSKAKFDETVELAVRLGVDPRKADQMVRGTVSLPNGTGRTVRIAVFAAGEAATEAREAGADVVGADDLVERVSGGFLEFDVAIATPDLMGQVGRLGRVLGPRGLMPNPRTGTVTMDVAKAVAEFKAGRVEFRTDKVGNVHVPIGKVSFSSVALLENFRSVIDELSRAKPASAKGRYFRSVHLSATMTPSVSVDPNRIRLLDEDLVAAGAA from the coding sequence ATGGCCGGAAAAGTATATAAAGAGCAGATTGCGAAGCTAGATGTCGAGAAGTTGTATCTTCCGCGCGAAGCAGTCGAACTGGTACAGGCGATGAGCAAGGCTAAGTTTGATGAGACCGTAGAGCTGGCTGTTCGGCTCGGAGTGGATCCTCGCAAGGCCGATCAGATGGTTCGCGGGACGGTATCGCTGCCAAATGGTACCGGGAGGACGGTCCGAATCGCAGTCTTCGCTGCTGGCGAGGCGGCAACCGAGGCCAGGGAAGCCGGTGCGGATGTCGTTGGAGCTGATGACCTCGTGGAGAGAGTGTCTGGTGGATTCTTAGAGTTTGACGTTGCAATCGCTACTCCGGACCTGATGGGTCAAGTTGGACGTCTAGGGCGAGTACTTGGTCCACGAGGTCTCATGCCTAACCCACGAACAGGTACGGTTACCATGGATGTCGCCAAGGCGGTAGCTGAGTTCAAGGCCGGTAGAGTAGAGTTCCGAACCGATAAGGTCGGTAATGTGCATGTCCCGATCGGCAAGGTGTCGTTTTCGTCGGTTGCTTTGCTTGAGAACTTCCGATCGGTGATCGATGAACTTTCTCGCGCCAAGCCTGCGTCGGCAAAGGGACGTTATTTTCGTTCGGTGCACCTAAGCGCGACGATGACCCCTTCAGTGAGTGTAGACCCCAATAGGATTCGTCTCTTGGACGAAGATTTGGTTGCTGCCGGGGCTGCATAG
- the rplJ gene encoding 50S ribosomal protein L10, which produces MVDNPRPAKVSVVDEVRSKLVETDVIFVTEYRGLKVADLQSLRSQLRSVGASYKVFKNSLARIAAQEAGYELLNELLTGPSGLVFSGPDAAATAKVLRDVARINEFLVVKGALLGGQLLDQRAVYALASLPSRDVLLVQMAGLIAAPMVNFASALNALPRDFAYGLKALVDLREAA; this is translated from the coding sequence ATGGTCGATAATCCGCGTCCTGCAAAGGTTTCTGTGGTCGATGAGGTTCGTTCGAAGCTCGTTGAAACAGATGTCATTTTTGTAACAGAGTATCGTGGTCTAAAAGTCGCTGATCTTCAGTCCTTGCGTTCGCAGCTTCGTTCCGTTGGGGCTTCTTATAAGGTATTTAAGAATAGCCTCGCCAGGATCGCTGCTCAGGAGGCAGGCTACGAGTTGCTCAACGAACTGCTTACCGGTCCAAGTGGACTGGTATTTAGTGGCCCAGATGCAGCCGCTACGGCGAAGGTGCTACGAGATGTTGCTCGCATCAACGAGTTTCTGGTAGTCAAGGGTGCTCTGCTGGGTGGGCAGCTACTCGATCAGCGAGCAGTTTACGCCCTAGCCAGTTTGCCGAGCCGCGATGTGCTTCTTGTTCAGATGGCTGGGCTCATTGCTGCGCCTATGGTTAACTTCGCGTCTGCGTTGAATGCGCTGCCACGTGATTTTGCCTATGGATTGAAGGCGCTCGTCGATCTGCGTGAGGCTGCGTAG
- the rplL gene encoding 50S ribosomal protein L7/L12, with product MADVQTLLDQISEMTVIELSELLKAFEERFGVTAAAPVAVAAAGAAAGGGAGEAAAAAEEQDEFDVILTAAGEKKIQVIKEVRALTNLGLKEAKDLVDAAPKPVLEKASKEDAEKAKAQLEGAGATVELK from the coding sequence ATGGCAGACGTTCAGACATTGCTCGATCAGATTTCTGAGATGACCGTCATAGAGCTCTCCGAGCTTCTGAAGGCATTCGAGGAGCGATTCGGTGTTACCGCCGCCGCCCCTGTTGCAGTTGCGGCTGCCGGCGCTGCTGCCGGTGGTGGTGCCGGAGAGGCTGCGGCCGCTGCCGAGGAGCAGGATGAGTTCGATGTTATCTTGACCGCTGCAGGCGAAAAGAAGATCCAGGTGATTAAAGAGGTTCGCGCGCTCACAAATCTCGGCCTTAAGGAGGCTAAGGATCTTGTCGATGCCGCTCCAAAGCCAGTGTTGGAGAAGGCCTCTAAGGAGGATGCCGAAAAGGCCAAGGCTCAGCTTGAAGGTGCTGGCGCGACTGTCGAGCTGAAGTAA
- the rpoB gene encoding DNA-directed RNA polymerase subunit beta, with translation MTLLNRSPQRFSFAKLPQVLPLPDLIAIQTDSFRWFLEEGLAEAFHDISPIEDYGGQLSLELEYDPNDPDLAPFPKYSVEECKEKDMNYAAPIFVRAKFSNKSTYEIKEQIVFMGDFPLMTDRGTFVINGTERVIVSQLVRSPGVLFQPGRDQRTIVTATINPYRGEWLEFDVEARPGRDIQAGARVARKRRLSIFTLLRAVGFSDPSDLQKLVQHFDFLIPQWEKEDQSQTEEEALLEVFKRVRPGEPPNADAARMYLEGAFFQARRYDLTRVGRYKIDKRLKPEIARLEEILGHPLDTAYETPGVLSRAEVVATASYMLHLASGELGYRYDDQDHFSNRRVRSVGELIQNQLKIGLSRLERLVRERMTTQDVEAITPQSLINIRPVVAAVKEFFSTSQLSQFMDQNNPLSGLAHKRRLSALGPGGLSRERAGFEVRDVHSSHYGRMCPIETPEGPNIGLIGALASYARLNRFGFIETPYRKVVEGRVTEDIVYLTADEEEEFIIAQANARLDADGRFIEPKILVRRGPQGAVVKVGVNEVSYGSTSEVELATPEEVDLMDVSTSQVVSVSTSLIPFVEHDDANRALMGANMQKQAVPLMIPEAPFVGTGVEARAGLDAGDVLVAKGSGLVTEVTGDSIVVDYDKGQTDVNGVPLGTKRYRLVKFERSNQNTCWNQRPLVDQGNRVEAGDLLADGPATQNGELGLGKNLLVGFMPWEGYNFEDAIIISERLVKDDVLSSIHIEEFETDARDTKLGAEEITRDIPNLSEEALADLDERGIIRVGAEVGPGDILVGKVTPKGETELTPEERLLRAIFGEKSREVRDTSLRVPHGEYGKVIDIKVFSRDDSTELPPGVNQLVRVYVAQHRKISEGDKLAGRHGNKGVISKILPLEDMPRMADGTPLDIILNPLGVPSRMNVGQVLEGHLGFAAKWGWTPVDGSEKEVIQRQKTRPRAIPNTWVASPSFDGAHWDETEEAGGLPTIKELLVNLNPQSFDGNRLVGEDGKAQLFNGRTGEPYDSPVMVGYVYMIKLAHMVDDKIHARSTGPYSMITQQPLGGKAQFGGQRFGEMEVWALEAYGAAYALQELLTIKSDDVVGRVKVYESIVKGENIPEPGIPESFKVLIKEMQSLCLNVDVLSPTGERVQLRELDEDAYSASEDLGINLSRPERNVDYEDDGRQERGI, from the coding sequence TTGACCTTGCTTAACCGCTCGCCCCAGCGTTTCTCGTTTGCGAAACTTCCTCAGGTTCTCCCTTTACCTGATCTTATCGCTATTCAGACGGATTCCTTCCGTTGGTTTCTTGAAGAGGGTCTCGCAGAGGCGTTCCATGATATCTCTCCAATCGAGGACTACGGGGGTCAGCTCTCGCTGGAGCTCGAGTACGATCCCAATGATCCCGATCTAGCTCCATTCCCGAAATATTCGGTAGAGGAGTGCAAAGAGAAGGATATGAACTACGCTGCGCCGATTTTCGTGCGGGCTAAGTTCTCGAACAAGAGCACCTATGAGATCAAGGAACAGATCGTCTTCATGGGAGATTTCCCGTTGATGACCGACCGCGGGACTTTTGTCATTAATGGCACCGAGCGCGTTATCGTCTCGCAGCTGGTGCGCTCACCAGGTGTGTTGTTCCAACCAGGCCGAGATCAGAGAACGATCGTTACTGCCACCATCAACCCTTATCGGGGAGAGTGGCTTGAGTTCGACGTAGAGGCCCGACCGGGCCGTGATATCCAGGCCGGTGCTCGTGTTGCTCGCAAGCGGCGGTTGAGTATCTTCACTCTTTTGAGAGCAGTTGGCTTCTCTGACCCTTCTGATCTTCAGAAGTTGGTCCAGCACTTCGACTTCTTGATCCCGCAGTGGGAGAAGGAGGATCAATCACAGACCGAGGAAGAGGCGTTGCTCGAGGTGTTCAAGCGTGTTCGCCCAGGGGAGCCACCGAACGCCGATGCAGCTCGGATGTACCTCGAAGGCGCGTTTTTTCAGGCTCGTCGTTACGACCTTACCAGAGTAGGGCGTTATAAAATTGACAAGCGCCTCAAGCCTGAAATTGCACGTTTGGAGGAGATACTCGGCCATCCTCTAGATACCGCTTACGAGACCCCTGGGGTGTTGTCCAGAGCTGAGGTGGTCGCTACTGCCTCCTATATGCTCCATCTAGCCAGCGGTGAGCTGGGGTATCGCTATGACGATCAGGATCACTTCTCCAATCGTCGAGTTCGTAGCGTCGGTGAGCTCATTCAGAATCAACTTAAGATAGGTTTGTCCAGGCTTGAGCGATTGGTGCGCGAACGCATGACGACCCAAGACGTAGAGGCGATCACTCCGCAAAGCCTGATCAACATTCGGCCGGTGGTAGCCGCTGTCAAGGAGTTCTTCTCCACTAGTCAGCTTTCACAGTTCATGGATCAGAACAATCCGCTGTCGGGTCTCGCCCACAAGCGCCGTCTGTCGGCACTAGGGCCCGGTGGTCTGTCTCGCGAGCGTGCTGGCTTCGAGGTTCGTGACGTCCACTCTTCGCACTATGGTCGGATGTGTCCGATCGAGACTCCAGAGGGGCCAAACATCGGTCTAATTGGGGCTCTTGCGAGTTACGCGCGACTAAACAGGTTTGGTTTTATAGAGACTCCATATCGTAAGGTTGTCGAAGGACGTGTGACCGAGGACATCGTTTATCTCACCGCCGACGAGGAAGAGGAGTTCATCATCGCGCAGGCGAATGCTCGTCTGGATGCCGATGGACGTTTTATTGAGCCCAAGATTCTGGTGCGGCGTGGCCCACAGGGTGCGGTTGTCAAGGTCGGCGTCAACGAGGTGTCGTACGGCTCTACCTCTGAAGTTGAGCTGGCGACTCCCGAAGAGGTAGACCTAATGGACGTCTCTACTTCGCAGGTGGTGTCGGTGTCTACTTCGCTGATTCCTTTCGTCGAGCATGATGACGCCAATAGGGCTCTCATGGGTGCAAACATGCAGAAGCAGGCGGTGCCGCTCATGATTCCTGAGGCGCCGTTCGTCGGGACGGGGGTCGAGGCACGTGCAGGACTGGACGCCGGTGATGTGCTGGTAGCGAAGGGATCTGGACTGGTTACTGAGGTGACCGGCGATTCCATCGTCGTCGACTATGACAAAGGTCAGACAGATGTCAATGGTGTTCCACTCGGCACCAAGCGATATCGCTTGGTCAAGTTCGAGCGTTCGAATCAGAATACGTGCTGGAATCAGCGGCCTCTTGTCGATCAAGGGAATCGAGTGGAGGCCGGAGACCTGTTAGCAGACGGACCTGCTACCCAGAACGGTGAGCTCGGACTAGGTAAGAACCTGTTGGTCGGTTTTATGCCTTGGGAGGGTTACAACTTCGAGGACGCCATAATCATCTCGGAGAGACTGGTCAAGGATGATGTCTTGAGCTCGATTCATATCGAGGAGTTTGAGACGGATGCGCGAGATACCAAGCTCGGAGCTGAGGAGATCACCCGCGATATTCCTAACTTGTCGGAGGAGGCGCTGGCCGATCTTGATGAGCGTGGGATTATCCGAGTAGGGGCAGAGGTTGGCCCTGGCGATATCTTGGTCGGTAAGGTAACTCCGAAGGGCGAGACTGAGCTCACGCCAGAGGAGCGGTTGCTACGAGCAATCTTTGGCGAGAAGTCGCGAGAGGTGCGCGACACCTCGCTGCGCGTCCCCCATGGTGAGTATGGGAAGGTTATTGACATCAAGGTCTTTAGCCGTGACGATTCAACAGAATTGCCCCCAGGTGTGAACCAGTTGGTTAGGGTCTATGTCGCCCAGCATCGCAAGATCTCGGAGGGTGACAAGCTGGCCGGGCGACACGGCAATAAGGGTGTTATCTCAAAGATCCTTCCGCTAGAGGATATGCCGCGGATGGCCGATGGAACTCCGCTAGACATCATCTTGAACCCGCTGGGTGTACCGTCGCGTATGAATGTTGGACAGGTACTCGAGGGTCACCTTGGCTTCGCGGCTAAGTGGGGCTGGACACCTGTGGATGGTAGTGAGAAAGAGGTCATCCAGCGACAGAAGACGCGACCACGGGCTATTCCGAATACCTGGGTGGCGAGCCCGTCCTTCGATGGTGCGCACTGGGATGAGACTGAGGAGGCTGGTGGGTTACCGACCATCAAGGAGCTGTTGGTCAATCTGAACCCTCAGTCGTTTGATGGTAATCGTCTTGTTGGGGAGGATGGCAAGGCCCAGCTCTTCAATGGTCGTACCGGCGAACCCTATGACAGCCCGGTCATGGTCGGCTATGTCTATATGATCAAGCTCGCCCACATGGTGGATGACAAGATCCACGCCCGTTCGACTGGTCCGTACTCGATGATTACCCAACAGCCGTTGGGAGGTAAGGCACAGTTTGGTGGACAGCGATTTGGTGAGATGGAGGTCTGGGCTCTCGAGGCCTATGGCGCCGCGTACGCTCTCCAGGAGCTCTTGACCATCAAGTCTGATGATGTGGTTGGCCGCGTCAAGGTCTATGAGTCGATTGTAAAGGGTGAGAATATCCCTGAGCCAGGTATTCCCGAGAGCTTTAAGGTGCTCATTAAAGAGATGCAATCGCTCTGTTTGAACGTCGACGTACTGTCGCCGACTGGGGAGCGCGTACAACTTCGTGAGCTCGACGAGGATGCCTACTCGGCATCTGAGGATCTAGGAATTAACCTCAGTCGACCGGAGCGCAACGTGGATTATGAGGATGATGGACGCCAGGAGAGAGGAATTTAA
- a CDS encoding DNA-directed RNA polymerase subunit beta': MIDLSRFDQIRIGLATSDDIKNWSRGEVKKPETINYRTLRPERDGLFCERIFGPTRDWECACGKYKRVRFKGIVCERCGVEVTRAKVRRERMGHIELAAPVVHIWYLRGTRSWLAYLLMGTTPKEELKAKQLEKVIYFAANLVTSVDEDRRHQDLPNLETEMLEEIKSLEDSRDIEIEHRFQELEEQLAAMEAEGAKDSDVRARQRQLEKEIQSVRERANQSVELVRRAFDEFRELYPRMIIEDEILWRELRARYSEYFDGGMGAEAIADLINRIDFDVEQVKLREMIEPTDARRPLSAQRRQKAIRRLKIVSAFNRRDEDGRRINDPMAMILSVVPVIPPDLRPMVQLDGGRFATSDLNDLYRRVINRNNRLKRLLDLGAPEIIVNNEKRMLQEAVDALFDNGRRGRPVVGPGNRPLKSLSDMLKGKQGRFRQNLLGKRVDYSGRSVIVGGPTLKLHQCGLPKLMALELFKPFVMRRLVELEFAQNIKSAKRMVERRRPQVWEVLDGVIREHPVLLNRAPTLHRLGIQAFEPVLVEGKAIQIHPLVTTAFNADFDGDQMAVHLPLSPEAQAEARVLMLSASNIISPATGRPITVPSLDMVFGLFYLTIIREDEIGAGKVFRHNYEVRRALDAGELGLHAPIRLRKIGADGEVAELRTTAGRVIFNEAMPEDFRFVNEIIGKKNLPIGAIVEEVANRYPRVTVQVTLDAIKDLGFRYASQSGLTISIDDVKTPVAKAEILNRYEREAEKAEAQFKRGIITDDERKQKEIEIWTSATAEIGHAIDEMLAADTMNPLGMMIESGARGNPQQIRQISGIKGLVANPRGEMIPRPIKSSFREGLQVLEYFLSTHGARKGLADTALRTADSGYLTRRLVDVAQEMIVREIDCGTTRGIWLEDLRPDQSGQRFYIETRAFGRVLADPVSLADGTEIGRGTLLTDALVTRIAEDPDVNQIRVRSALTCETSHGVCAMCYGKSLGGVGLIELGEAVGVVAAQSIGEPGTQLTMRTFHQGGIAGSDITHGLPRVVELFEARTPRGAAILTHGAGVVHLVDEENGQRVSVVHDDGTEETYLLPTRVHLNVVEGQEVAAGDPLVEGPKDPKQVLEIKGIRETQQYLVEEVQKVYRDQGVPIHDKHIELIVRQMLRRVLVAEPGDSEFLPGERVESQQYAEVNRALFAQGSRPAEGRPELMGITKASLATESWLSAASFQETTRVLTEAAIEGKSDPLLGLKENIILGKLIPAGSGVRDYRSVDVKAPFHRKLSFWSSEDENENGPEDLLEEG; this comes from the coding sequence ATGATTGATTTGAGCCGATTCGATCAGATAAGAATAGGGCTGGCGACCTCCGACGACATCAAGAATTGGTCGCGCGGTGAGGTAAAGAAGCCGGAGACGATCAACTATCGCACCTTGCGTCCGGAGCGCGACGGGCTGTTCTGTGAGCGTATTTTCGGCCCGACCAGAGATTGGGAATGCGCATGTGGTAAGTACAAGCGGGTGCGATTCAAGGGTATCGTCTGTGAACGCTGCGGTGTAGAGGTTACTCGAGCCAAGGTTCGTAGGGAACGCATGGGTCACATCGAGCTGGCCGCACCGGTCGTGCATATCTGGTACCTGCGTGGTACGCGCTCCTGGCTTGCCTATCTCCTTATGGGTACGACTCCGAAAGAGGAGTTGAAGGCCAAGCAGCTCGAGAAGGTTATCTATTTTGCCGCTAACCTTGTCACCTCTGTCGACGAGGATCGTCGCCATCAGGATCTACCTAATCTCGAGACTGAGATGCTCGAGGAGATCAAGAGTCTCGAGGATTCGCGTGATATCGAGATCGAACATCGATTCCAGGAGTTAGAGGAGCAGCTGGCAGCGATGGAGGCAGAGGGTGCTAAGGACAGTGATGTCCGGGCACGCCAACGCCAACTAGAGAAGGAGATTCAGTCCGTCAGGGAACGAGCGAATCAATCTGTCGAGCTCGTTCGTCGCGCATTTGATGAGTTTCGCGAACTCTATCCTCGGATGATTATCGAGGATGAGATTCTCTGGAGGGAGTTGCGAGCTCGTTATTCCGAGTATTTCGATGGCGGCATGGGAGCGGAGGCGATCGCTGATCTGATCAACCGGATCGACTTCGATGTCGAGCAGGTCAAGCTGCGTGAGATGATCGAGCCAACCGATGCTCGTCGACCACTGTCGGCGCAACGTCGGCAGAAGGCGATACGCCGTCTGAAGATCGTGTCGGCGTTCAATCGTCGCGATGAGGATGGTCGCCGGATCAACGACCCGATGGCGATGATTCTGTCAGTTGTTCCGGTGATTCCACCAGATCTACGCCCTATGGTTCAACTAGATGGCGGTCGTTTCGCCACCTCCGACCTGAACGATCTCTACCGTAGAGTGATCAACCGAAACAATCGCTTGAAGCGTTTGTTGGATCTTGGAGCTCCTGAGATCATCGTGAATAACGAAAAGCGTATGCTTCAAGAGGCGGTGGACGCTCTGTTTGACAACGGACGCCGCGGTCGCCCAGTGGTTGGACCTGGTAACCGTCCGTTGAAGAGTCTTTCTGATATGTTGAAGGGGAAGCAGGGTAGATTCAGGCAGAACCTTCTTGGTAAGCGCGTTGACTACTCAGGTCGATCGGTTATCGTTGGTGGACCTACCTTGAAGTTGCATCAGTGTGGTCTTCCTAAGTTGATGGCGCTGGAGTTGTTCAAACCATTCGTCATGCGGAGGTTGGTCGAGCTCGAGTTTGCGCAGAACATCAAGTCTGCCAAGCGTATGGTTGAGCGACGACGTCCACAGGTCTGGGAGGTTCTAGACGGGGTCATCCGGGAACATCCGGTGCTCTTAAACCGTGCCCCTACCCTACACCGACTAGGCATACAGGCTTTTGAGCCCGTCTTGGTTGAGGGCAAGGCGATTCAGATTCATCCGCTTGTCACGACTGCGTTCAATGCCGACTTTGATGGTGATCAGATGGCGGTTCACCTGCCACTTTCACCTGAGGCACAGGCAGAGGCGCGCGTGTTGATGCTCTCGGCGAGCAACATCATCTCGCCAGCGACCGGGCGTCCTATCACCGTCCCGAGCTTGGATATGGTGTTTGGATTGTTCTATCTCACCATTATTCGTGAAGATGAGATTGGCGCAGGCAAGGTCTTCCGGCACAACTATGAGGTTCGTCGGGCCTTGGATGCGGGTGAGTTGGGGCTACACGCTCCGATACGTTTACGCAAGATCGGTGCCGATGGCGAGGTTGCTGAGTTGCGAACGACGGCTGGGCGAGTGATCTTCAACGAGGCGATGCCCGAGGATTTCCGATTTGTCAATGAGATAATTGGCAAGAAGAATCTTCCTATAGGTGCCATCGTTGAAGAGGTAGCGAATCGCTATCCTCGTGTAACCGTTCAGGTGACTCTCGATGCCATCAAGGACCTTGGTTTTAGGTATGCGAGCCAGTCCGGTCTGACGATCTCTATCGACGACGTCAAGACTCCGGTGGCGAAGGCGGAGATTCTGAATCGCTATGAGCGTGAGGCGGAGAAGGCCGAGGCACAGTTCAAGCGTGGAATCATCACTGATGATGAGCGCAAGCAGAAGGAGATCGAGATCTGGACGTCGGCGACTGCGGAGATTGGTCATGCGATCGATGAGATGCTGGCGGCCGACACAATGAACCCACTCGGGATGATGATTGAGTCTGGGGCTCGTGGTAACCCACAGCAGATTCGACAGATCTCGGGGATCAAGGGCTTGGTGGCGAATCCGCGAGGTGAGATGATCCCTAGGCCGATCAAGTCATCGTTCCGCGAGGGTCTGCAGGTTCTTGAGTATTTTCTCTCGACACACGGTGCTCGCAAGGGTCTAGCTGACACCGCGCTCCGCACTGCTGACTCGGGTTACTTGACTCGTCGATTGGTCGACGTTGCTCAGGAGATGATCGTTCGCGAGATCGATTGTGGGACCACTCGTGGGATTTGGCTGGAGGATCTTCGTCCAGACCAGTCCGGTCAGCGTTTCTACATCGAGACTCGCGCCTTTGGGCGTGTGTTGGCTGATCCTGTGAGCCTCGCTGATGGGACCGAGATAGGGCGCGGAACACTCCTTACGGATGCCTTGGTGACGCGGATTGCTGAAGATCCTGATGTAAATCAGATCAGGGTGCGATCGGCGCTCACCTGCGAGACGTCACATGGGGTATGTGCCATGTGCTATGGGAAGTCGCTTGGCGGTGTTGGCCTGATTGAGTTGGGTGAAGCTGTCGGAGTCGTCGCTGCGCAGTCGATCGGTGAGCCTGGAACTCAGTTGACCATGCGCACCTTCCACCAAGGTGGTATAGCGGGTTCGGACATCACCCATGGACTCCCGCGTGTTGTCGAGCTCTTTGAGGCTCGCACACCTCGTGGTGCAGCTATTTTGACTCATGGTGCTGGTGTAGTACACCTGGTGGATGAGGAGAATGGGCAGCGCGTCAGCGTGGTTCACGATGATGGAACCGAAGAGACGTATCTGTTGCCAACGAGAGTACACCTCAACGTAGTGGAGGGGCAAGAGGTCGCGGCTGGCGATCCTCTGGTCGAGGGACCAAAGGATCCGAAGCAGGTGCTCGAGATCAAGGGTATTCGCGAGACACAACAGTATCTAGTTGAAGAGGTACAGAAGGTCTATCGTGACCAGGGTGTGCCTATCCATGACAAGCATATCGAGCTGATCGTTCGACAGATGTTGCGTAGAGTTCTGGTTGCTGAGCCTGGGGATTCAGAGTTTCTCCCGGGTGAACGGGTGGAGTCGCAGCAGTATGCGGAGGTTAACCGAGCGCTGTTCGCGCAGGGTTCCCGCCCTGCTGAGGGTCGACCAGAGCTCATGGGGATTACCAAGGCTTCGCTAGCTACCGAGTCATGGCTGAGCGCCGCCTCCTTCCAGGAGACGACTCGTGTGCTGACAGAGGCGGCCATTGAAGGCAAGTCTGATCCGCTCCTTGGATTGAAGGAGAATATCATTCTTGGTAAGTTGATTCCGGCTGGTTCAGGTGTCCGTGATTATCGCTCTGTTGACGTCAAGGCTCCATTCCATAGGAAGCTGTCGTTCTGGAGTTCCGAGGATGAGAACGAGAATGGTCCGGAGGATCTACTTGAGGAAGGCTAG
- the rpsL gene encoding 30S ribosomal protein S12: MPTISQLVRKGRESKRTKTKTPALKGSPQRRGVCTRVYTATPKKPNSALRKVARVRLTSGVEVTAYIPGIGHNLQEHSIVLVRGGRVKDLPGVRYKIVRGSLDSAGVKNRKQARSRYGAKREK, translated from the coding sequence TTGCCTACGATTTCACAGTTAGTTAGGAAAGGTCGAGAGTCCAAGCGGACCAAGACCAAAACACCGGCACTGAAGGGTTCACCTCAGCGTCGTGGGGTATGTACTCGCGTGTACACGGCTACTCCGAAGAAGCCGAACTCGGCTTTGCGGAAGGTGGCGCGCGTTCGCTTGACCTCTGGAGTAGAGGTGACGGCATATATTCCTGGGATTGGACACAATCTCCAGGAGCACTCCATCGTCCTAGTCAGAGGTGGACGTGTCAAGGACTTACCTGGCGTTCGCTACAAGATCGTTCGAGGGTCGCTCGACTCAGCAGGCGTGAAGAATCGCAAACAGGCTCGTAGCCGATACGGCGCGAAGAGGGAGAAGTAG